Proteins encoded in a region of the Flammeovirga yaeyamensis genome:
- the cysS gene encoding cysteine--tRNA ligase, which produces MQPDLRKQLKVYNTLSRKKELFEPLNPPFVGMYVCGPTVYGDAHLGHARPAITFDVIFRYLKHQDFKVRYVRNITDVGHLVGDADEGEDKIAKKAKLEQIEPMEVVQFYTDRYHNDMNALNVLPPSIEPRATGHIVEQIEMIEKIIEAGYGYESNGSVYFDVVKYNNDKEYGILSGRNIEEMLEGTRDLDGMSDKKNQVDFALWKKAEPEHIMRWNSPWSVGFPGWHLECSAMSAKYLGEHFDIHGGGMDLKFPHHEAEIAQSHACNHVTPAKYWMHNNLITINGQKMGKSLGNFITLEELFEGKHELLEEAYSPMTIRFFVLQAQYRSTLDFSNDALKAARKGYRKVMNGLRLAKSMKFVADDSIEVNEKQAKNIESIINSIYRGMNDDFNTAVAMAGIFNLLKKINAVHAGNIPAAQLGEKAFNDMINAYITFIEDVLGLKEEVPNHFIPALEYILKDYASAKEVRDYDKVDAIRAQLKDMGVVAKDTKNGVEWAYDEA; this is translated from the coding sequence ATGCAACCAGATTTAAGAAAACAACTAAAAGTCTACAATACACTTTCGAGAAAGAAAGAACTTTTTGAACCTCTTAATCCTCCTTTCGTAGGAATGTATGTCTGTGGACCAACCGTTTATGGTGATGCTCACTTAGGTCATGCACGTCCTGCTATTACTTTTGATGTCATTTTTAGATATCTAAAGCACCAAGATTTCAAGGTGCGTTATGTACGTAATATCACCGATGTTGGTCACCTTGTAGGTGATGCTGATGAAGGTGAAGATAAAATTGCCAAAAAAGCCAAATTAGAGCAGATCGAACCTATGGAAGTGGTACAGTTTTATACTGATCGCTATCATAATGATATGAATGCCCTGAATGTATTGCCTCCAAGCATAGAACCAAGAGCTACCGGACATATTGTAGAGCAAATTGAAATGATTGAAAAAATCATTGAAGCTGGCTACGGATATGAAAGTAACGGGTCAGTTTATTTTGATGTTGTAAAATACAACAATGACAAAGAATATGGTATTCTATCTGGTCGTAACATTGAAGAAATGCTTGAGGGAACTCGCGACCTTGACGGGATGAGTGACAAGAAAAACCAAGTGGACTTTGCACTTTGGAAAAAAGCAGAACCTGAGCATATCATGCGATGGAATTCTCCTTGGTCGGTAGGTTTCCCTGGATGGCACCTTGAATGTTCTGCAATGTCAGCCAAATATTTGGGTGAACATTTTGATATTCATGGAGGTGGTATGGATTTAAAATTCCCTCACCACGAAGCAGAAATTGCTCAGTCACATGCATGTAATCATGTTACTCCAGCTAAATACTGGATGCACAATAACCTGATCACTATTAATGGTCAGAAAATGGGTAAATCCCTTGGTAACTTCATTACACTCGAAGAACTGTTTGAGGGTAAGCATGAGTTATTAGAAGAGGCATACTCACCTATGACTATTCGATTCTTTGTTCTTCAGGCACAGTATAGATCAACATTAGATTTCTCTAATGATGCTTTAAAAGCTGCTCGTAAAGGATACAGAAAAGTGATGAACGGTCTACGTTTGGCAAAAAGTATGAAGTTCGTTGCAGACGATAGCATTGAAGTAAATGAAAAACAAGCCAAAAATATTGAAAGCATTATCAACTCTATTTACAGAGGTATGAATGATGACTTCAATACAGCAGTAGCTATGGCGGGTATTTTCAATCTTTTAAAGAAAATCAATGCTGTTCATGCTGGTAATATTCCTGCAGCACAACTTGGTGAAAAAGCATTCAACGATATGATCAATGCTTATATCACATTTATTGAAGATGTTTTAGGCTTAAAAGAAGAAGTTCCTAATCACTTTATTCCTGCTTTAGAATATATCCTTAAAGATTATGCTTCTGCAAAAGAAGTAAGAGATTATGATAAAGTAGATGCTATTCGTGCTCAGTTGAAAGATATGGGTGTTGTAGCTAAGGATACTAAAAATGGTGTTGAATGGGCTTATGATGAAGCTTAG
- a CDS encoding T9SS type A sorting domain-containing protein — MKTFLLLVTLFICSNKYIYAGIVPISSTINTNTTIGQSDVGIHKSTGAVTIDNTALNNPIFNIKLDYTYDSGDPSNSNYVVIAGDLIIHEDSELNIEQGVLVIVEGDVQVNGDVSFKNQGYFVVMGSVTGSGTVDTGSGGIATPAYIGGSIGPGINVIGDGTSDTPLNITEPDVRSILDYEVSGWETDLPVELISFSANSIHNTTILKWSTATEINASHFSIEKSHDKTNWENIGEVEASGNSTTIKEYQFIDYNPKQTATYYRLVQVDFDGQTEIFGPLLINSSSSTSTMNAHVFPNPGGNKLNLQLNNIKLSSSLEIVILDKLGKVVYKEIIQPTDQSLLINLKEKGNLHNGNYFLIISSASESITNRFVIH; from the coding sequence ATGAAAACATTCTTACTACTCGTTACTCTTTTTATTTGTTCAAACAAATATATATATGCGGGAATTGTTCCTATTAGTTCTACCATAAATACTAACACAACAATTGGTCAAAGTGATGTTGGTATTCATAAAAGTACAGGTGCGGTTACAATAGACAACACTGCATTAAACAATCCAATTTTCAATATTAAACTAGATTACACATACGACTCTGGAGATCCAAGTAACTCCAATTATGTAGTAATTGCAGGAGACTTAATAATACACGAAGATTCGGAACTCAATATCGAACAAGGAGTTTTAGTTATTGTAGAAGGTGATGTACAAGTTAACGGAGATGTTTCTTTCAAAAATCAAGGTTATTTTGTAGTCATGGGAAGTGTTACTGGTTCCGGCACCGTTGATACTGGTTCTGGTGGAATAGCAACTCCTGCTTATATAGGAGGGTCTATTGGTCCTGGGATTAATGTTATTGGAGATGGCACTAGCGATACACCTTTAAATATTACAGAGCCAGATGTACGTTCAATTTTAGATTATGAAGTTAGTGGTTGGGAAACTGATTTACCCGTTGAACTTATTTCCTTCAGTGCAAACTCGATTCATAATACAACAATTTTAAAATGGTCGACAGCTACAGAAATAAATGCATCTCATTTTTCAATTGAAAAATCACATGATAAAACCAATTGGGAAAATATTGGTGAAGTTGAAGCAAGTGGAAATTCTACTACTATAAAAGAGTATCAATTTATTGATTACAACCCAAAACAAACAGCTACTTATTATAGATTAGTTCAAGTAGATTTCGATGGTCAAACCGAAATATTTGGTCCTCTCCTTATTAATAGTTCTTCATCAACTTCTACTATGAATGCCCATGTGTTTCCTAATCCTGGAGGAAATAAATTGAATTTACAACTAAACAACATAAAATTATCATCATCATTAGAAATAGTTATATTAGATAAATTAGGAAAAGTAGTCTATAAAGAAATTATCCAACCCACAGATCAATCTTTATTAATCAATCTTAAAGAAAAAGGTAACCTGCATAATGGTAACTATTTCTTAATCATTTCATCAGCTAGTGAATCCATTACTAACCGCTTTGTAATTCATTAA
- a CDS encoding T9SS type A sorting domain-containing protein, protein MKKFLLLVTSLLVCNFSLYAGLITLPANISSDYTIKSNDYGIHKSLGDVTLDNSGGTNPLLDIRLDYVYDAVTESNSDYVVVAGDLYVDANTEIDIEQGVLFIVEGDVYVTGDITFKNQGYFVVMGSVIGSGNVNTGTGSIALPAYIGGSFDPNVTVTGTGSIDTPLNISEADVRSILDYEVTNWEADLPVELISFTSKIINNSVELNWSTATEINASHFDVEKSFDKNDWQKIGTVEAHGNSNTLKEYQFTDDNTVQSVVYYRLVQVDFDGQSEIFGPLQVVQNITFMDVSIFPNPSSEKVNLQINGLSLSTELEITVLDKLGRVVFKDAFISDENAMLYDLNSKANLNTGKYFIHIKSGNQTKTSRFIIQ, encoded by the coding sequence ATGAAAAAATTTCTACTACTTGTTACAAGCCTTCTTGTATGTAATTTTTCTTTGTACGCAGGGTTAATTACTCTACCTGCTAATATCAGTTCTGATTACACTATTAAGTCAAATGATTATGGTATTCATAAAAGTCTGGGAGATGTTACTCTTGACAATTCCGGTGGAACTAACCCACTATTAGATATTAGGTTAGATTATGTATATGACGCTGTAACTGAAAGTAATTCAGATTATGTAGTTGTTGCTGGTGACTTATATGTTGATGCTAATACAGAAATTGATATTGAACAGGGTGTACTCTTTATTGTAGAAGGAGATGTCTATGTAACTGGTGATATTACATTTAAAAATCAAGGCTATTTTGTTGTGATGGGAAGTGTTATAGGAAGTGGTAATGTAAATACCGGTACTGGATCAATTGCTTTACCAGCTTATATAGGTGGTTCTTTTGACCCTAATGTAACAGTAACAGGCACTGGTTCAATTGATACTCCATTAAATATTAGCGAAGCAGATGTTCGCTCAATTCTAGATTATGAAGTCACAAACTGGGAAGCTGACTTACCCGTAGAACTAATCTCTTTTACATCAAAAATTATCAATAATAGCGTTGAATTAAATTGGTCAACAGCAACAGAAATTAATGCATCACATTTTGATGTTGAAAAATCATTTGATAAAAACGATTGGCAAAAAATAGGTACAGTTGAAGCTCATGGTAATTCTAATACATTAAAAGAATATCAGTTTACTGATGATAACACTGTTCAATCTGTAGTTTACTATAGATTGGTACAAGTAGATTTTGATGGTCAATCTGAGATATTCGGACCTTTGCAAGTAGTTCAAAATATTACTTTTATGGATGTATCTATCTTTCCAAACCCTTCCTCTGAAAAAGTAAATTTACAAATCAATGGATTAAGTTTATCAACTGAATTAGAGATTACAGTATTAGATAAATTAGGAAGGGTTGTCTTTAAAGATGCATTTATATCAGATGAAAATGCAATGCTTTACGATTTGAATAGTAAAGCAAATCTAAATACAGGAAAATACTTTATACATATAAAATCAGGTAATCAAACAAAAACTTCACGGTTTATCATTCAATAA
- a CDS encoding T9SS type A sorting domain-containing protein: protein MKKNILYTFLLLAATFFTFSKAKAQCDSYQETINSSQTHGETCDIEYSVNNSEITNEGAIGGDPVVTISNTGNAKDEVPDSYSVIQGNLTVSNASINISEFSVLIITGDLILDHGSINYTYSSGNGNSKPVYLVVLGNVNGVGSITTNTKTGNGSQNVPIYVESGNVSPQITGNLVDDAVDDSGTDGVEAVSNLPDNIATIVDAIKNGADLPVELISFTSKVNDNSVDLNWSTASEFNASHFIIEKSSDNSNWEEIGKIDAAGNSTTIKSYAFTDNEFGNAVSYYRLVQVDFDGKSEIFGPLTVYPKGLQRNLEVMVFPNPSVDKLNLQLSGISEGMEFEITVLDKLGKVVFAENSISENNSFIYDLNRHLDVQPGNYFLMIRSGSQKVSTRFVKQ, encoded by the coding sequence ATGAAAAAAAACATTCTTTATACCTTTTTATTGCTTGCTGCAACTTTTTTCACTTTTTCAAAAGCAAAAGCACAATGTGACTCTTACCAAGAGACTATTAATTCATCTCAAACTCATGGTGAAACTTGTGATATTGAATACAGTGTAAATAATAGTGAAATAACCAATGAAGGTGCTATTGGAGGTGACCCTGTTGTTACTATAAGTAATACTGGAAATGCTAAAGATGAAGTTCCAGATTCATATTCTGTAATTCAAGGAAACTTAACTGTTTCAAATGCTTCAATAAATATTAGTGAATTTTCAGTTCTAATAATTACAGGCGATTTAATCTTAGATCATGGAAGTATCAACTATACATACAGTTCCGGAAATGGAAATTCTAAACCAGTTTACTTGGTTGTTCTAGGTAATGTTAATGGAGTTGGTTCTATTACAACAAATACCAAAACAGGTAATGGTAGCCAAAATGTTCCAATTTATGTTGAAAGTGGAAATGTTAGTCCACAAATTACAGGTAATTTAGTCGATGACGCTGTAGATGATTCAGGGACAGATGGCGTTGAAGCTGTTTCTAATTTACCTGATAATATTGCAACAATCGTAGACGCTATTAAAAATGGTGCAGACTTACCAGTAGAACTAATCTCTTTTACTTCTAAAGTAAATGATAATAGTGTTGATTTAAATTGGTCTACAGCATCAGAATTTAATGCATCACATTTTATTATTGAAAAATCTTCAGACAACTCAAATTGGGAAGAAATTGGTAAAATTGATGCTGCTGGAAACTCTACTACTATCAAAAGTTATGCTTTCACCGATAATGAATTCGGAAATGCAGTAAGTTACTATCGTTTAGTACAAGTAGATTTTGATGGAAAATCAGAAATCTTTGGACCATTAACTGTGTATCCTAAAGGATTACAAAGAAATTTAGAGGTTATGGTTTTCCCTAACCCTTCTGTTGACAAATTAAACCTTCAGTTATCTGGAATATCAGAAGGTATGGAATTTGAGATCACAGTATTGGATAAATTAGGTAAAGTAGTATTTGCAGAAAACTCAATTTCTGAAAATAATTCATTTATCTACGACTTGAATAGACACTTAGATGTTCAACCAGGTAATTACTTCTTGATGATTCGTTCAGGCTCTCAAAAAGTATCTACTAGATTTGTAAAACAATAA
- a CDS encoding exonuclease domain-containing protein, whose protein sequence is MEFTAIDFETAHNARWSICQVGIVKVKNGQIVDRYESLVRPPDNRYNSFNTTIHGITADMTENSPSFHQVWDDILPFIEGQLVVAHNAQFDIGAMQQALELYDLDVPFFEYDCTYKATNAALDDLCYTFGWPLKHHDALADAEACAKVYVELHRERVFPEILKNPNKKKKGGSPFRTQLTGDILKPDYENADPESPFFRQKVVITGLFNQWERYELAGILKRLGAKINTNISGQTNMVMVGSDPGPSKLKKIDQFNANGKYIQKLNEIEIKEIFEVLNVQH, encoded by the coding sequence ATGGAATTCACAGCAATAGACTTTGAAACGGCACATAATGCACGTTGGAGTATTTGTCAGGTAGGTATTGTTAAAGTTAAGAACGGTCAGATTGTCGATCGTTATGAGTCTTTGGTACGCCCTCCTGATAACAGATACAATAGTTTTAATACCACTATACATGGTATTACTGCTGATATGACTGAGAATTCACCAAGTTTTCACCAAGTATGGGACGATATTCTCCCATTTATCGAAGGTCAGTTAGTCGTAGCTCACAATGCACAATTTGATATTGGAGCCATGCAACAAGCTTTGGAATTGTACGATCTAGATGTTCCATTTTTTGAATACGATTGTACATACAAAGCGACAAATGCTGCTCTAGACGATTTGTGTTATACATTTGGATGGCCTTTAAAACACCATGATGCCCTTGCAGATGCTGAAGCTTGTGCTAAGGTATATGTAGAACTTCATCGTGAAAGAGTATTTCCCGAAATACTTAAAAACCCCAATAAAAAGAAAAAAGGTGGGTCTCCCTTTAGGACTCAACTCACCGGTGATATTCTTAAACCTGATTACGAAAATGCAGATCCAGAAAGTCCATTTTTTAGACAGAAAGTAGTCATTACTGGTCTATTTAACCAATGGGAACGTTATGAATTGGCAGGCATTCTCAAAAGATTGGGGGCAAAAATCAATACCAATATCTCTGGTCAAACCAATATGGTCATGGTTGGTAGCGATCCAGGTCCTAGCAAACTCAAAAAAATTGATCAGTTTAACGCGAATGGAAAATACATTCAAAAGCTAAATGAAATTGAAATTAAAGAAATCTTTGAAGTACTGAATGTACAGCATTAA
- a CDS encoding patatin-like phospholipase family protein, whose translation MFEKVKWNNLFKSKATVDKKYKLGLVLSGGGAKCLAHIGVLYYLKELGIQPDVVAATSGGSMVGGMYASGTSLGKIQDFFHDTDLFQWNNSSFWKHIIKFKGIVDTINFAPKLKEKLIHDDFSKTKMDLFVVATDMENAKEKVFHSGSISQAVLASSAYPFIFTPVEIDGITYSDGGILNHFPLDVIRDQCEYVIGVYVSPIRTYGKEDLQNAQQIAYRAMSLKGDKAELQKLNQCDIAIFPQELTKFSTFDTQPDKLYDIVDIGYREADKHKEALYALRKKLTV comes from the coding sequence ATGTTTGAGAAAGTAAAATGGAATAATCTATTTAAATCCAAAGCAACTGTGGACAAAAAATATAAACTAGGATTAGTCTTATCTGGAGGTGGAGCAAAATGTCTTGCTCATATTGGTGTGCTGTACTATTTAAAAGAATTAGGTATTCAACCCGATGTTGTTGCTGCAACAAGCGGAGGTTCTATGGTTGGAGGTATGTATGCTTCGGGTACCTCTTTAGGAAAAATTCAAGATTTCTTTCATGATACTGATTTATTTCAATGGAATAACTCCTCTTTCTGGAAACATATTATAAAATTTAAAGGGATTGTAGATACGATAAATTTTGCTCCAAAGCTTAAAGAGAAATTGATTCATGATGATTTCTCTAAAACTAAAATGGATTTATTTGTCGTGGCTACAGATATGGAAAACGCCAAAGAAAAAGTGTTTCATTCCGGTAGTATTTCTCAAGCAGTATTAGCATCGAGTGCTTATCCATTTATTTTCACCCCCGTAGAAATCGATGGTATAACTTACAGCGATGGAGGTATTTTAAACCATTTTCCATTAGATGTGATCAGGGATCAATGCGAATATGTGATAGGTGTTTATGTTTCTCCTATCCGTACTTATGGAAAAGAAGATTTACAAAATGCACAACAAATAGCCTATAGAGCCATGTCTTTAAAAGGTGATAAAGCTGAACTTCAGAAATTAAATCAATGTGATATTGCAATTTTCCCTCAAGAATTGACTAAATTTAGTACTTTTGATACTCAGCCCGACAAACTATATGACATTGTTGATATTGGTTATCGAGAAGCTGATAAACACAAAGAAGCTTTATATGCTCTAAGAAAAAAACTTACTGTTTAA
- a CDS encoding TerD family protein, with product MGINLTKGGKINLTKSANSLDKIMLGLGWDLIPGNSLDLDASVFMIGDNNKIPADEFFVFFNNLKSPDNSIEHTGDNRTGKGDGDDEMILAHLSKISDFVNELIFVATIHNAEVLRHHFGMLKNAYIRIVDIDTQTEICRFDLDKKNFDKSTDMEFGRLKRINNEWTFEASGIGSNIGLQGYVDQYTG from the coding sequence ATGGGAATCAATCTAACGAAAGGCGGAAAAATTAATCTAACAAAAAGCGCTAATTCTTTAGACAAAATAATGCTAGGATTAGGATGGGATTTAATTCCTGGTAACTCTCTGGATCTCGATGCATCTGTATTTATGATTGGAGATAATAATAAAATTCCAGCAGATGAATTTTTCGTCTTTTTCAATAACTTAAAATCACCTGACAATAGTATAGAGCATACTGGTGACAACAGAACAGGTAAAGGAGATGGTGATGATGAAATGATTTTAGCACATTTATCCAAAATTTCTGATTTTGTTAATGAACTAATTTTTGTAGCTACTATCCATAATGCCGAAGTATTAAGACATCATTTCGGGATGTTGAAAAATGCCTATATCAGAATTGTAGATATTGATACACAAACAGAAATTTGTCGCTTCGATTTAGACAAAAAGAACTTCGATAAGTCTACCGATATGGAATTTGGACGCCTGAAAAGAATAAATAACGAATGGACGTTTGAAGCTTCAGGTATTGGATCGAATATTGGTCTACAAGGTTATGTTGATCAGTATACAGGATAA
- a CDS encoding TerD family protein — protein sequence MNLSKGTGISLQKGSKISLLKNDGGSLDYIRVGVNWGAIHSKALFGLIDRNINVDLDASMSAFDKEMNEIYTVYYNALESPDGAVTHTGDDLAGDQGEDDGLDNEIIQIHLNEVQDDIDQIFLYLNSYKKQDFSDIPFSEVRIYTKDDVLATFNMSSNNEYSGYVSMIMGRLYKIEGNWKFEALGEPIHAKDIEGTITYLQIKYS from the coding sequence ATGAATTTAAGTAAAGGAACCGGTATTTCTCTTCAAAAAGGAAGTAAAATCTCATTGCTAAAAAATGATGGTGGTAGTTTAGATTACATCAGAGTAGGTGTAAACTGGGGTGCTATTCATTCTAAAGCTTTATTTGGGTTAATTGACAGAAACATTAATGTTGATTTAGATGCCTCGATGAGTGCTTTTGACAAAGAAATGAATGAGATTTATACTGTCTATTACAACGCCTTAGAATCTCCCGATGGAGCCGTTACGCATACAGGTGATGATTTAGCAGGTGACCAAGGAGAAGATGATGGGTTAGATAATGAAATTATTCAAATCCACTTGAATGAGGTGCAAGATGATATCGATCAGATATTCCTTTATTTGAACTCCTACAAAAAGCAAGATTTTTCTGACATCCCTTTTTCTGAGGTGAGAATCTACACTAAAGACGATGTTTTAGCCACTTTTAATATGTCTTCTAATAATGAATACTCAGGTTATGTATCCATGATTATGGGAAGGTTGTATAAAATTGAAGGCAACTGGAAATTCGAAGCTTTAGGCGAACCTATCCACGCAAAAGATATTGAAGGAACGATTACTTATCTTCAAATAAAATATAGTTAG
- a CDS encoding 3-ketoacyl-ACP reductase produces the protein MSLKNKKAIITGGGRGLGKATALEFAKKGIDVAITGRNEDVLKATVSELSAFGVKAIYEVFDVSNYNDVQRSIKKIVEQLGTVDILVNNAGIAAVGSFNEMEVAEWEKVIQTNVLGMYYVTKEVLPYLIEKNEGDIFNVASTAGLNGNPNISAYSASKFAVIGMSESLMKEVRKNNIRVITLTPSTIETDMTVGLGITKENSEEHVLQPEDFAQLISSALELPRRAMLKSAALWSTNPI, from the coding sequence ATGAGTTTGAAAAATAAAAAAGCAATCATTACCGGTGGAGGTAGAGGTCTAGGAAAAGCTACGGCTCTAGAATTCGCTAAAAAAGGAATTGATGTTGCAATTACTGGTAGAAATGAGGACGTTTTAAAAGCGACTGTTTCGGAGTTATCAGCCTTTGGAGTAAAAGCTATTTACGAAGTTTTTGATGTATCAAATTATAATGATGTTCAAAGAAGTATCAAGAAGATCGTAGAACAGTTAGGTACTGTCGATATTCTAGTAAATAATGCCGGTATAGCAGCAGTGGGTTCATTTAATGAAATGGAGGTAGCCGAATGGGAAAAAGTCATTCAAACCAATGTTTTGGGAATGTACTATGTCACCAAAGAAGTATTACCCTATTTAATTGAAAAAAACGAAGGGGATATTTTTAATGTAGCGTCTACAGCAGGTCTAAATGGCAATCCAAATATTTCAGCTTATTCGGCTTCCAAATTTGCTGTTATAGGGATGTCGGAGTCATTAATGAAAGAAGTAAGAAAGAATAATATTAGGGTGATAACACTAACTCCAAGTACTATAGAAACGGATATGACGGTCGGGTTGGGGATCACCAAAGAAAACTCAGAAGAACACGTATTACAACCAGAAGATTTTGCACAATTGATTTCATCAGCTTTAGAACTACCCAGAAGAGCAATGCTAAAAAGTGCAGCATTGTGGTCAACAAACCCAATTTAG
- a CDS encoding Dabb family protein, translating to MTNKRYILLLLFLIFHQILWAQEEQSLMLERQDFKSISAKNTVTITSYQKGEKHFVYVGGFGNIDVFGLAKSGQLTPISNHELYKQKGPARGMVADRIDGTDFLFVANKYGNVIESHKILDNGALERVAIVEDTEETHIGVAITLQVVHMKKASYLFIGGLEETPGLSCFKIESDGKLTHIQSLKDNDEIHTDGIIGMYTHKIDGKTYLYTGGFQDNGVSSFRVYENGHFKNISNIDDNDTDRYLTGTYPVTGVQLGENNYVIVGHRHHKYYKRKGFIKKTDFVYHGDGVSVFKVDKKGALIPHFTLKDTEETKLKGQTRIEVVSSNSEEAIIAVGTRDDESIQLCRLNKVGELSPINYLGTGYSIYYGLRAHKIEGEHILIAGSFRFDLGKVVTYKVLPQTERNNKQIQHIVSIKYKSDATEEQIDLAVKTFENLKNKIPEISRLEWGVNDSTEGLSKGFTHCFTLTFKDASAREIYLFHKAHLDLVDKIGPIIEDVFVMDYWVKNNNYEFEK from the coding sequence ATGACAAACAAAAGATATATACTATTACTCTTATTCTTGATTTTTCATCAGATACTCTGGGCACAAGAGGAGCAAAGCTTGATGCTTGAGCGACAAGATTTCAAAAGTATTTCAGCAAAAAATACAGTGACGATCACTTCTTATCAAAAAGGAGAAAAGCACTTTGTATATGTTGGTGGATTCGGAAATATAGATGTTTTTGGTTTAGCAAAAAGTGGACAACTAACTCCTATCAGTAACCATGAATTGTACAAACAAAAAGGACCTGCTAGAGGAATGGTGGCCGATCGTATTGATGGAACGGACTTCTTGTTTGTGGCAAACAAATACGGGAATGTTATCGAGTCGCATAAGATTTTAGATAACGGTGCTTTGGAAAGAGTGGCCATTGTAGAAGATACGGAAGAAACACATATTGGGGTGGCCATCACTTTGCAGGTGGTACATATGAAAAAAGCATCTTATCTATTTATTGGTGGTCTGGAGGAAACTCCTGGTTTAAGTTGTTTTAAAATTGAAAGTGATGGAAAACTCACCCATATTCAATCTTTAAAAGACAATGATGAAATTCATACCGATGGCATAATTGGAATGTATACTCATAAAATTGATGGGAAGACGTATTTATATACGGGCGGTTTTCAAGACAATGGCGTAAGTAGTTTTAGAGTTTATGAAAACGGACATTTTAAGAATATCAGCAATATAGATGATAATGATACGGACCGCTATTTAACGGGTACTTATCCAGTTACTGGGGTGCAATTGGGAGAGAACAACTATGTGATTGTTGGGCATCGTCATCATAAATATTATAAGCGAAAAGGTTTTATAAAAAAGACCGATTTTGTGTATCATGGAGACGGGGTATCTGTGTTCAAGGTGGATAAAAAAGGAGCTTTAATTCCCCATTTCACTTTAAAAGATACGGAAGAAACCAAGTTAAAAGGGCAAACAAGAATAGAAGTGGTTTCATCAAATAGTGAGGAAGCAATTATAGCTGTTGGAACTCGAGACGATGAAAGCATTCAGCTTTGTCGATTAAATAAAGTGGGCGAGCTTTCTCCCATCAACTATCTAGGAACAGGTTATTCTATTTATTATGGATTAAGAGCCCATAAAATTGAAGGAGAACATATATTGATTGCAGGATCTTTTAGATTTGATTTAGGAAAAGTGGTAACGTATAAAGTGCTGCCTCAAACGGAAAGAAACAACAAACAAATACAACATATTGTAAGCATAAAATACAAGTCTGATGCCACTGAAGAACAGATTGATTTGGCTGTGAAAACATTCGAAAACTTAAAAAATAAAATTCCTGAAATATCTCGTCTGGAATGGGGAGTAAATGATAGCACTGAAGGGTTAAGTAAAGGTTTTACACATTGTTTTACGCTCACTTTTAAAGATGCTTCAGCTAGGGAAATATATCTTTTCCATAAAGCACATTTAGATTTAGTAGATAAGATAGGTCCAATAATAGAAGACGTTTTTGTGATGGATTATTGGGTGAAAAATAATAATTATGAGTTTGAAAAATAA
- a CDS encoding GlcG/HbpS family heme-binding protein, whose translation MNKLLLSLIVSIFLSGELYAQNAYDITEEEALKVLLSAKTKAEEMDVLVNIAVTDAGANLKAFIRMDASYLGSIDVAIKKAKTARYFNIDTGKLGEMTQPGGIIYNIELSNGGLITFPGGLPIKNKDNVIIGAIGISGGTIEQDRAIAIAAAQSILEL comes from the coding sequence ATGAACAAATTATTACTCTCTTTAATCGTCTCTATCTTTCTTTCAGGAGAATTGTATGCTCAAAATGCCTATGATATCACTGAGGAAGAAGCCCTCAAAGTCTTATTGTCTGCCAAAACAAAAGCAGAGGAAATGGATGTGCTTGTGAATATTGCTGTTACCGATGCTGGAGCAAATTTGAAAGCATTTATTCGTATGGATGCTTCTTATTTGGGAAGTATAGATGTTGCCATTAAGAAGGCAAAAACAGCAAGATATTTTAATATTGATACAGGTAAATTGGGTGAAATGACTCAGCCTGGAGGAATAATTTATAATATTGAATTATCCAATGGAGGATTAATAACCTTTCCGGGTGGATTACCCATTAAGAACAAAGATAATGTGATTATTGGAGCAATAGGTATTAGTGGTGGAACTATTGAACAAGACAGAGCTATAGCGATTGCTGCAGCTCAATCCATTTTAGAATTATAA